The nucleotide window GTGTCGGAGCGGTCGCCCTGTTCGGCATCGCCGGGGCGCTGATCTATGCGCTCCAGACCCGCGAAGCCGGGCCGGGAGGTGGAGAACTCTACTCCATCGACAATCGACCGGCCGCGGACGGCCTGGAAGGATTGCCGTCCGACTATACCGGGCCGGTTCTGGGACCTGCACTGCCCGGTGACCTCGGGCGGCCGATCCTAGATGCGCAGGAGCGCGGAGTGCCCGTGACCCCTCCGCCGATTGTGGGCCCGACCGTCGATCCGGAAGCGGAGCGCCGCAGGGCAGAGGAGGAAACCGCGCGTCTGAGCGGTGTCTTCTTCCAGACGGCATCTGGCAGGGCGACGACGGCCGGGGTCGGCGTGAACCTTCCGGGCCTAGGGGACTCCGAGCAACCTCAGGGGAGCCGGCATACGGCTTTCCTCAACGGTCCGGTGGACCGGCAAACCGTCGCATCGGATCGCATTCAGCCGCCAGCCTCGCCGTACATCCTTCAGGCGGGAGCGGTGATACCCGCCGCGCTCATCACCGGCATTCGCTCCGATCTCCCGGGCCAAATCACCGCGCAAGTCACCGAGAATGTCTATGACAGCCCGACCGGATCGCTGCTGTTGATCCCACAAGGAACCCGCATCATCGGTCAATACGATGACGGCGTGACGTTCGGCCAGCGACGGGTGCTGCTGGTCTGGAACCGCCTGATCCTTCCCGGCGGTCGATCCATTGTTCTCGAACGTCTGCCGGGGGCGGATGCGAGCGGCTATGCCGGCCTCGAAGATGGCGTCGACTATCACTGGTGGGATCTGATGCGCGCGGCGGGTCTGT belongs to Salipiger profundus and includes:
- a CDS encoding TrbI/VirB10 family protein — encoded protein: MNDTDPAAPMRLRPDPPGVTRLSRKVLAGVGAVALFGIAGALIYALQTREAGPGGGELYSIDNRPAADGLEGLPSDYTGPVLGPALPGDLGRPILDAQERGVPVTPPPIVGPTVDPEAERRRAEEETARLSGVFFQTASGRATTAGVGVNLPGLGDSEQPQGSRHTAFLNGPVDRQTVASDRIQPPASPYILQAGAVIPAALITGIRSDLPGQITAQVTENVYDSPTGSLLLIPQGTRIIGQYDDGVTFGQRRVLLVWNRLILPGGRSIVLERLPGADASGYAGLEDGVDYHWWDLMRAAGLSTLLAIGADLATDDEDRLIQAIRDGAVDTINQAGQQIVQRQLQVAPTLTIRPGFPVRIIVTRDLVFEPAGG